The following proteins come from a genomic window of Methanocella conradii HZ254:
- a CDS encoding glycerate kinase type-2 family protein, with translation MIIRNAWAIARNDAMRSDALEIVEAGIAAVLPESVIANSIQLNGDVLDIKGHKYDLSRFKRIFVLGGGKASGTMAVEVEKILDGRITAGIVNDRYGVDVKSRAIKINHAGHPIPTEDGVRGVEEMLRMLSKAGPDDLVIFLISGGGSALLPCPAKGISLEDKVRLTDLLLKSGATIAEMNAVRKHVSAIKGGNLVKYSNGAAVVSLIVSDVVGDDAGFIASGPTAPDCTTFSEALRILKKYGIYEKSPQSVINHLENGAKGLVPETPKPGDPIFERVNNVIVASNIIALEAAARKASEKGYRPLILGSCITGESREVGLVLSGIAKECLRSGNPVMPPAAIISGGETTVTVVGSGKGGRNQELVLGFLQNYAQGTTIISIDTDGIDGATDACGAIADATTMKKAQEMGLQISDFLKNNSSYDFFKALGELVYTGPTGTNVSDLRLILIRNEHAAPQQ, from the coding sequence ATGATTATTAGGAATGCCTGGGCCATCGCACGGAATGATGCGATGAGGTCTGATGCGCTGGAAATCGTGGAAGCGGGCATCGCCGCCGTGCTGCCTGAGAGCGTCATCGCTAACTCGATTCAGCTTAACGGCGACGTGCTGGATATAAAGGGCCACAAGTACGACCTTTCCCGCTTTAAGCGTATTTTTGTGTTAGGTGGCGGCAAGGCATCGGGCACGATGGCCGTTGAGGTGGAGAAGATACTGGATGGCAGGATAACGGCGGGCATCGTGAACGACCGCTATGGCGTGGACGTAAAGAGCCGGGCTATAAAGATAAACCACGCCGGCCATCCTATACCGACCGAAGATGGCGTCCGCGGCGTCGAGGAGATGCTGAGGATGCTCTCGAAAGCCGGCCCCGACGACCTGGTCATCTTCCTGATTTCAGGGGGAGGCTCTGCATTGCTCCCGTGCCCGGCAAAAGGCATCAGCCTGGAAGACAAGGTAAGGCTTACCGACTTGCTGCTCAAAAGCGGCGCAACCATAGCTGAGATGAATGCGGTGCGCAAGCACGTATCGGCAATCAAGGGCGGGAATCTTGTAAAGTATTCCAACGGCGCAGCCGTGGTAAGCCTCATAGTATCCGACGTGGTAGGCGATGACGCAGGCTTCATCGCATCAGGGCCTACGGCGCCGGACTGCACGACGTTCTCAGAAGCGCTCCGGATTCTCAAAAAGTATGGCATATACGAGAAATCGCCTCAAAGCGTCATCAATCACCTCGAAAATGGTGCTAAAGGGCTGGTGCCAGAGACCCCCAAGCCCGGGGACCCCATTTTCGAGCGCGTCAACAACGTCATCGTGGCGAGCAACATCATCGCCCTCGAGGCTGCGGCCAGAAAGGCCTCAGAAAAAGGATATAGGCCCCTCATCCTTGGGTCATGCATAACTGGAGAAAGCAGGGAAGTAGGGCTGGTGCTTTCGGGAATAGCGAAAGAATGCCTGAGGTCGGGCAACCCTGTAATGCCGCCCGCAGCCATCATATCAGGAGGGGAGACCACCGTCACGGTAGTCGGGAGTGGAAAGGGCGGAAGAAACCAGGAGCTAGTGCTGGGCTTCCTCCAGAACTATGCGCAAGGCACCACCATAATCTCGATAGATACGGATGGCATCGACGGCGCAACGGATGCTTGCGGCGCCATAGCTGACGCCACAACAATGAAAAAGGCCCAGGAAATGGGCCTCCAAATATCCGATTTCCTCAAGAATAACTCGTCATATGATTTCTTCAAAGCGCTGGGCGAGCTGGTCTATACCGGCCCTACGGGCACCAACGTGAGCGACCTGCGCCTCATCCTCATAAGGAACGAGCACGCCGCACCTCAGCAATAG
- a CDS encoding alkaline phosphatase family protein, which produces MRYLPLCLLLFLAVFQVSACAQGAVLVIIDGMGSSYLNSHVATYASGAAIEPISLKSFDRAMAQYQLKVPVPATEYGHAVIVTGYSKASQETLTYYHATIFDALEDDGYLALGILENGDSKEMLGELDAAVHNKNESIYKPDIEFLSREQNVPADIAYMMESHARLGESKAGKDPYKHYIEYNEWAVGFATDVVRYMGERHPGQNYVLIVNAGGLDSAGHSFGYDGYRAVLTGLDDAMGGLVDACEETGTILMVTGDHGMSFPDQGKKGSHSAPDVASRNESVLVPLLIYPNTTMISGGVYGQECLAPTLLSLLDEPNTLSVCDGEPIPIKDRPALYSKMDTGEQAKPSSHTWMAYAAVAGISATGICIALSLAQMRK; this is translated from the coding sequence ATGCGCTATCTACCCTTATGCCTGCTCTTGTTCCTTGCCGTTTTTCAGGTGAGCGCCTGCGCGCAGGGGGCCGTCCTCGTCATCATCGACGGCATGGGATCTTCATATCTTAATTCACATGTGGCCACATATGCGAGCGGCGCGGCCATTGAGCCTATCAGCCTGAAATCATTCGACCGGGCGATGGCCCAATACCAGCTAAAAGTCCCTGTACCCGCCACAGAGTATGGGCATGCTGTGATTGTGACCGGGTACTCTAAAGCATCTCAAGAAACCTTGACTTACTATCATGCCACGATATTCGACGCCCTCGAGGATGACGGGTATCTGGCGCTCGGCATACTGGAGAACGGCGATAGTAAAGAAATGCTAGGAGAGCTAGACGCTGCCGTCCATAATAAAAACGAGTCCATCTACAAGCCTGATATCGAGTTTCTTTCCAGGGAGCAAAATGTGCCCGCAGACATCGCGTACATGATGGAAAGCCACGCACGACTGGGGGAGAGCAAGGCTGGAAAGGACCCCTATAAGCATTATATAGAATATAACGAATGGGCGGTGGGTTTTGCCACAGATGTGGTACGATATATGGGCGAGCGGCATCCGGGACAGAACTATGTCTTGATTGTCAACGCAGGAGGGCTGGACAGCGCCGGGCACAGCTTCGGGTATGACGGATACAGGGCTGTCTTGACGGGGCTTGACGATGCCATGGGAGGACTCGTCGATGCATGCGAGGAGACTGGCACGATCTTAATGGTCACAGGCGACCACGGGATGAGCTTTCCGGACCAGGGCAAAAAGGGCTCCCATTCTGCCCCCGATGTGGCATCACGCAACGAGAGCGTGCTGGTGCCCCTGCTTATATACCCTAATACCACAATGATAAGCGGAGGCGTGTACGGCCAGGAGTGCCTGGCACCCACCCTTCTCTCGCTACTAGACGAGCCGAACACGCTGAGCGTGTGCGACGGAGAGCCAATCCCTATAAAAGACAGGCCGGCCCTATACTCTAAAATGGATACGGGTGAGCAAGCCAAGCCCTCTTCTCACACATGGATGGCTTATGCAGCGGTGGCAGGCATATCGGCCACTGGCATTTGCATCGCCCTGAGCCTGGCCCAGATGAGGAAATAG
- a CDS encoding 2-amino-3,7-dideoxy-D-threo-hept-6-ulosonate synthase, whose protein sequence is MDGKTIRMNRILESGRAVIVPMDHGVSEGPIEGLTDMGRMVSLVEKGGASAVLLHKGVIKSLRSPPKCGLIMHLSAGTKMGEDKNRKVLVSSVEQAIRLGADAISVHVNIGGCDTEPDMLSDLGEIADECDSLGMPLLAMTYARGKNAKGTPDEIAHVARVGGELGADIVKCPYTGDIKSMRLVTEACPAPVVIAGGPKCESDYEVLKMVEDAMTAGAIGVSLGRNIFQHARPDLMTAALRAVIIDGVSAKQASSILRGYVKNGHIERAAIGAH, encoded by the coding sequence ATGGATGGAAAGACAATACGCATGAACCGGATACTCGAATCGGGCAGAGCGGTAATAGTCCCCATGGATCATGGGGTAAGCGAGGGGCCTATAGAGGGCCTAACAGATATGGGCCGCATGGTATCGCTCGTGGAAAAGGGAGGCGCAAGCGCCGTATTATTGCATAAGGGCGTCATAAAGTCGCTGAGAAGCCCGCCGAAGTGCGGCCTTATCATGCACCTCTCGGCGGGGACGAAGATGGGCGAGGATAAGAACAGGAAAGTGCTCGTATCCTCTGTAGAGCAGGCCATCAGGCTAGGGGCGGACGCCATCTCGGTCCACGTCAACATAGGCGGCTGCGATACAGAGCCGGACATGCTCAGCGACCTGGGCGAGATTGCGGACGAGTGTGACTCCCTGGGCATGCCCCTGCTGGCGATGACATACGCCAGGGGCAAGAACGCTAAGGGCACGCCAGATGAGATAGCCCACGTCGCACGGGTGGGGGGAGAGCTTGGAGCCGATATAGTGAAGTGCCCCTACACTGGCGACATAAAGTCTATGCGCCTGGTCACCGAGGCCTGTCCTGCGCCAGTGGTCATCGCAGGCGGCCCGAAGTGCGAAAGCGACTACGAGGTGCTGAAAATGGTGGAAGACGCCATGACGGCTGGCGCTATTGGCGTATCGCTGGGCAGGAACATATTCCAGCACGCCCGGCCGGACTTGATGACTGCGGCGTTGAGGGCGGTCATCATCGATGGCGTATCCGCTAAGCAGGCCTCGTCCATACTCAGGGGGTACGTGAAAAATGGACATATAGAGCGGGCGGCAATAGGTGCGCATTAA
- a CDS encoding winged helix-turn-helix transcriptional regulator encodes MREIIKFIIFIFLFSSICCSANTQSINENNGGYSITTFDPQKNPEIKNNGVIDQGLTPFWKLPVHIQLTYILFCLFSITSLIYIFPFFFGRLKHALENPKTREILCFIQRNPGVTIAELSKRQNINRGTLKYHLSQLLSNDKITFIKKGKFARVFYNTSSPMDIENIISMYLKNENTRKILFKIMDNPGISNQELSSSFDLAKSTTHEYIKKMSEDDILEFRQDGKFKRCYLKQDAHMVLLRYKPN; translated from the coding sequence ATGCGCGAAATCATCAAATTTATAATTTTTATTTTTTTATTTTCTTCTATTTGCTGTAGCGCTAATACTCAAAGTATTAATGAAAATAATGGTGGATATAGTATTACTACATTCGACCCACAAAAAAATCCCGAAATTAAAAATAATGGAGTAATTGATCAAGGCCTTACTCCATTTTGGAAACTTCCTGTACATATACAATTAACATATATATTATTTTGTTTATTTAGTATAACATCTCTAATTTATATTTTTCCTTTCTTTTTTGGCCGTCTAAAACACGCCCTCGAAAACCCAAAAACGAGGGAGATCCTCTGCTTCATCCAGAGAAACCCCGGCGTAACGATAGCCGAGCTCTCAAAAAGGCAAAACATCAACAGAGGCACGCTAAAATACCACCTCAGCCAATTACTCTCAAACGACAAGATCACATTCATTAAAAAGGGCAAATTCGCCAGAGTCTTCTACAACACATCATCGCCAATGGACATAGAAAACATCATTTCTATGTATCTAAAAAATGAAAACACCAGAAAAATACTATTCAAAATCATGGACAACCCGGGCATATCCAACCAGGAATTATCGAGCAGCTTCGATCTAGCCAAAAGCACGACCCACGAATACATCAAAAAAATGTCGGAAGACGACATACTCGAGTTCAGGCAGGATGGAAAGTTCAAGCGATGCTATCTAAAGCAAGACGCCCACATGGTCCTGCTACGCTACAAGCCAAACTAG
- the hisE gene encoding phosphoribosyl-ATP diphosphatase: MDVLDEVFSVVRDRVRNPREDSYVSSLLSDPKGLDRVLEKIGEESFEVVIAAKNGRDGEIVAESADLIFHLMVMLAVKGISLDDVRAEFARRRK, from the coding sequence ATGGACGTTTTGGATGAGGTCTTTTCCGTTGTTCGTGACCGCGTTAGGAATCCGCGGGAGGACTCTTATGTGAGCTCTTTGTTGAGTGACCCTAAGGGCCTGGATCGTGTTCTTGAGAAGATTGGCGAGGAATCCTTTGAGGTCGTCATTGCCGCCAAGAATGGCCGTGATGGTGAGATTGTCGCCGAGAGCGCCGACCTTATTTTTCACTTGATGGTCATGCTGGCCGTAAAAGGCATCTCTCTTGATGACGTTCGCGCTGAGTTTGCCAGGCGCCGAAAATAA
- a CDS encoding CBS domain-containing ParB/RepB/Spo0J family partition protein, producing MTDKLRVGDYMTGKVITVSPDDTVMDVIKLTRETGHDGFPVTRENKVEGYISSLDMLLCDSDELVKNVMSKNLIVAHPNMEINEVARVIFRLGVSKLPVVDDKGNLVGIITNSDVIRSQIERADPQKVWKLKKTLETLHNVSITVTRGEVNINDLMPTQGKVFADELEGRIYELKKGLAEPLIVIHKPGRWLLADGHHRVVAAKRLGIEKIDAYILEIPKDIPLGMEKSARDAGLKTIDDIQVLDYAKHPLIEITERLLMRDRKASSPEELERKGMETE from the coding sequence ATGACCGATAAGCTGAGAGTTGGCGACTACATGACGGGGAAGGTCATCACCGTATCGCCTGACGATACCGTCATGGACGTCATCAAGCTCACGAGAGAGACGGGGCACGACGGCTTTCCCGTGACCCGCGAGAACAAGGTCGAGGGGTACATATCTTCTCTCGACATGCTTCTGTGTGATTCTGACGAGCTGGTTAAAAACGTCATGAGTAAGAACCTGATAGTTGCGCACCCTAACATGGAGATTAACGAGGTGGCGCGGGTCATCTTTAGGCTGGGCGTGAGCAAGCTTCCGGTGGTGGACGATAAGGGCAACCTCGTGGGCATTATCACTAACTCGGACGTGATTCGCTCGCAGATAGAGCGTGCAGACCCTCAGAAGGTCTGGAAGCTCAAGAAGACGCTGGAGACGCTGCATAACGTCAGCATAACTGTCACGAGGGGCGAAGTGAACATCAATGACCTCATGCCCACGCAGGGTAAGGTGTTTGCCGACGAGCTCGAGGGCAGGATTTACGAGCTTAAGAAGGGATTGGCCGAGCCCCTCATCGTCATCCATAAGCCTGGCAGGTGGCTTCTCGCGGATGGCCACCACCGTGTCGTGGCCGCGAAGCGTTTGGGCATTGAGAAGATTGACGCCTATATCCTGGAGATACCTAAGGATATCCCGCTGGGCATGGAGAAGTCTGCGAGGGATGCCGGCCTTAAGACTATCGATGACATCCAGGTGCTCGATTATGCGAAGCACCCCCTCATTGAGATAACTGAGCGGCTTTTGATGAGGGACCGTAAGGCTTCTTCGCCTGAGGAGCTTGAGCGTAAGGGTATGGAGACTGAGTAG
- a CDS encoding GltB/FmdC/FwdC-like GXGXG domain-containing protein — MIRIDAKDMHYRALNERIRELVESGEAGVELDNVCGQKFIGDGLRARMRIVINGTPGNDLAIFMDGPEIVVHGNGQDGIGNTMNSGKVVVHGNAGDVIGYAMRGGKVFIKGDVGYRVGIHMKAYQDSVPAIVIGGAASDFLGEYMAGGVVVLLGLSGGKITGDYVGTGMHGGVIYVRGDVEDNYLGREVIKSEPDARDISIIGRLVGEYCAHFGKDFDEIMRKPFLKLSPRSHRPYGSLYTS; from the coding sequence ATGATACGCATTGACGCAAAGGATATGCACTACAGAGCTCTTAACGAGAGGATACGGGAGCTTGTGGAGAGCGGCGAGGCCGGGGTAGAGCTTGATAACGTTTGCGGCCAGAAATTCATCGGCGATGGGCTAAGGGCGAGGATGAGGATCGTCATTAATGGAACGCCTGGAAATGACCTTGCCATCTTTATGGATGGGCCGGAGATAGTGGTGCACGGGAACGGCCAGGACGGCATCGGCAACACCATGAACTCCGGCAAGGTCGTCGTCCATGGAAATGCGGGCGACGTCATCGGCTATGCGATGAGGGGCGGCAAAGTCTTCATCAAGGGTGACGTGGGCTACAGGGTGGGCATCCATATGAAGGCCTACCAGGATAGCGTGCCTGCCATAGTCATCGGCGGAGCTGCAAGCGACTTCCTGGGCGAGTACATGGCTGGCGGCGTCGTTGTTCTGCTTGGCCTGAGCGGCGGGAAGATTACGGGAGACTACGTGGGCACGGGCATGCATGGAGGCGTCATATACGTCAGGGGGGACGTTGAGGATAACTACCTGGGCCGTGAAGTGATAAAGTCGGAGCCAGACGCCAGGGATATATCCATCATCGGAAGGCTTGTGGGCGAGTATTGCGCCCACTTCGGAAAAGATTTCGACGAGATCATGAGGAAGCCGTTCCTAAAGCTATCTCCGAGGTCGCACAGGCCGTACGGTAGCCTGTATACCTCCTAG
- a CDS encoding glutamate synthase-related protein yields the protein MPSTVPPEFSVNIDEKKCARCKKCTIECGFGALAYSNEFDCILADDSKCVACLRCVAMCPRRAIRIERSPLTFKHNDNFTDEIRKNIYKQAETGGILLTAMGCDKPYPIIWDHLLIDACQVTNPSIDPLREPMELRTYLGKKPDRLEFDVDENGEIRLKTELAPNVRLDVPIIFGAMSYGAVSYNVQKSLMMAAMQNGTLMNTGEGGLHRDFYKYKDHVIVQCASGRFGVHAEYLNAGAVVEIKIGQGAKPGIGGHLPGEKIDAEVAKTRMIPVGTDALSPAPHHDIYSIEDLSQLIYALKEATEYKKPVSVKVAAVHNIAAICSGIVRAGADIVTIDGFRGGTGAAPRVIRDNVGIPIELALAAVDDRLRQEGIRNQASLVVGGGIRQSADVIKAIALGADAVMIGTAALVALGCRICQKCNTGNCSWGIATQKPHLVSRLDPEVGAQRLTNLLSAWSHEIQEVLGALGINSIESLRGNRERLRGIGLDEKTLEILGIKPAGR from the coding sequence TTGCCATCCACGGTGCCGCCCGAATTCAGCGTCAACATCGATGAGAAAAAGTGCGCCCGCTGTAAAAAGTGCACGATTGAGTGCGGCTTCGGCGCATTAGCCTATAGCAATGAGTTCGACTGCATACTGGCGGATGACTCAAAGTGCGTCGCCTGCCTGAGATGCGTCGCCATGTGCCCGCGCAGGGCTATCCGCATCGAGCGTAGCCCGCTCACGTTCAAGCATAATGATAACTTCACCGACGAGATACGGAAGAACATCTATAAGCAGGCGGAGACGGGCGGCATACTCCTGACGGCGATGGGCTGCGATAAGCCCTATCCAATCATATGGGACCACCTGCTCATCGACGCCTGCCAGGTCACAAACCCTTCCATCGACCCGCTGAGGGAGCCAATGGAGCTTCGCACATATCTGGGTAAAAAGCCGGACAGGCTGGAGTTCGATGTAGATGAGAATGGGGAGATAAGGCTCAAGACGGAACTGGCGCCCAATGTCAGGCTAGACGTGCCGATCATCTTCGGGGCCATGTCCTACGGGGCGGTCAGCTATAACGTCCAAAAATCTCTCATGATGGCGGCCATGCAGAATGGAACGCTCATGAACACGGGCGAAGGCGGCCTTCACCGCGACTTTTATAAGTACAAGGATCACGTCATCGTGCAGTGCGCCTCAGGCCGGTTCGGAGTGCACGCCGAGTACTTAAATGCAGGCGCAGTAGTCGAGATAAAGATAGGGCAGGGAGCCAAGCCAGGCATAGGAGGACACCTGCCAGGCGAGAAGATAGACGCAGAGGTGGCGAAGACGAGGATGATCCCCGTGGGCACCGATGCGCTGTCGCCGGCCCCGCACCACGACATATACTCGATAGAGGATTTGTCTCAATTGATATACGCCTTGAAGGAGGCTACCGAGTACAAAAAGCCGGTATCCGTCAAAGTGGCCGCTGTCCACAATATCGCTGCCATTTGTAGCGGTATAGTGAGGGCGGGGGCCGATATAGTTACTATAGATGGGTTCAGGGGCGGGACGGGCGCAGCCCCCCGCGTCATACGGGATAACGTGGGCATACCCATCGAGCTTGCGCTTGCAGCCGTGGACGACCGCCTGAGGCAGGAGGGCATCAGAAACCAGGCATCCCTGGTGGTAGGGGGCGGCATACGCCAGAGCGCGGACGTGATAAAGGCCATCGCCCTCGGCGCGGACGCCGTGATGATAGGCACCGCGGCCCTCGTAGCGCTCGGCTGCCGCATATGCCAGAAATGTAACACCGGTAATTGCTCATGGGGCATTGCCACCCAGAAGCCACACCTCGTATCCAGGCTTGACCCTGAAGTAGGCGCGCAGCGTCTGACTAACCTTTTGAGCGCATGGAGCCACGAGATACAGGAAGTGCTCGGCGCCCTGGGCATCAACTCAATAGAAAGCCTCAGGGGTAACCGTGAGCGATTGCGCGGGATAGGCCTGGATGAAAAGACGCTTGAGATACTCGGCATCAAGCCTGCGGGGCGATGA
- a CDS encoding class II glutamine amidotransferase, producing the protein MRSDTKVRRERNPSGCAIMGILNKKGKRIDGTRIIKSIALMHDRSNGLGGGFAAYGIYPRYKDYYAFHVMFDDEKCKTRLEEYLAERFIVERDEKIPTAKVESITKAPLLWRYFVRVDDSKLDDKPEDDYVVEHVMGINSNFDGAFISSSGKNMGGFKGVGYPEDIARFYRLDGYKAYLWTAHGRFPTNTPGWWGGAHPMTLLDWSVVHNGEISSYGINKRYLEMFGYRLELLTDTEVIAYLFDLLVRRHKLPIEVATGALAPPFWKDVDRMPANRKKVYEAIRMAYGSALMNGPFAIIVGFNRGMIGLNDRIKLRPMMAAKKGDFLYISSEEAGIRIIEPEPDEVWAPKAGTPVIGLVEEDVE; encoded by the coding sequence ATGAGAAGCGATACGAAAGTAAGGCGAGAAAGAAACCCGTCCGGATGCGCCATCATGGGGATATTAAACAAAAAAGGAAAGCGCATCGACGGCACCAGGATAATAAAGTCAATCGCCCTCATGCACGACCGCTCCAACGGCCTGGGCGGCGGCTTCGCGGCATACGGCATATACCCAAGGTATAAGGACTACTACGCCTTCCACGTCATGTTCGACGACGAAAAATGCAAAACGAGGCTTGAAGAGTACCTCGCGGAGCGCTTCATAGTCGAGAGAGATGAAAAAATACCCACGGCAAAGGTCGAATCAATTACAAAGGCGCCACTACTATGGCGCTACTTCGTGAGGGTAGACGACTCAAAGCTGGACGACAAGCCCGAAGACGACTACGTCGTAGAGCATGTCATGGGCATCAACTCGAACTTCGACGGCGCATTCATATCCTCGAGCGGCAAGAACATGGGCGGCTTCAAGGGCGTGGGATACCCTGAAGATATAGCCAGGTTCTACAGGCTGGATGGCTATAAGGCTTACCTGTGGACCGCACATGGCAGGTTCCCCACCAATACGCCGGGGTGGTGGGGCGGAGCTCACCCCATGACGCTCCTCGACTGGTCAGTGGTGCACAACGGCGAGATATCTTCATATGGCATTAACAAGCGCTACCTGGAGATGTTCGGCTACAGGCTGGAACTGCTGACGGACACCGAGGTCATCGCATACCTGTTCGATTTACTTGTGAGGCGGCATAAGCTTCCCATAGAAGTGGCCACCGGCGCCCTCGCCCCACCGTTCTGGAAGGACGTAGACAGGATGCCGGCCAACCGCAAAAAAGTGTATGAGGCCATCCGCATGGCCTATGGTAGCGCCCTCATGAACGGCCCGTTTGCCATCATCGTGGGCTTCAACAGGGGCATGATAGGGCTAAACGACCGCATAAAGCTGAGGCCAATGATGGCGGCGAAAAAAGGGGACTTTTTGTATATATCCTCAGAAGAGGCGGGAATACGCATAATCGAGCCCGAGCCCGACGAGGTGTGGGCGCCAAAGGCTGGAACCCCCGTGATAGGGCTGGTGGAGGAGGATGTCGAGTGA
- a CDS encoding universal stress protein: MPLPRYSTILVPTDGSEYAFYAAEHAVYLAKELGAKLYALNVINAPLAFHAGIHYAESKVEMESTGREAVQRIKSLCDENGVECECMIVEGQPKEAIVDVADKIGADCIVIGSIGMSALERVLIGSVSDSVLRHAKCPVLMVRKP, translated from the coding sequence ATGCCATTGCCAAGATATAGTACAATACTCGTGCCGACTGATGGCTCAGAGTATGCGTTCTATGCAGCGGAGCATGCCGTTTATCTTGCGAAGGAGCTGGGTGCAAAGCTATATGCCCTGAACGTCATTAATGCCCCTCTCGCATTCCACGCGGGCATACACTACGCTGAAAGTAAGGTGGAGATGGAAAGCACGGGTAGGGAGGCTGTACAAAGGATAAAGTCTCTTTGTGATGAGAATGGTGTGGAGTGTGAGTGTATGATAGTGGAGGGCCAGCCTAAGGAGGCCATCGTTGACGTGGCCGATAAGATTGGCGCCGATTGTATCGTAATAGGCTCTATTGGCATGTCTGCCCTTGAGCGGGTCCTCATAGGCAGCGTATCCGATAGTGTGCTTAGGCATGCTAAATGCCCGGTTTTGATGGTGCGAAAGCCTTAG
- the argB gene encoding acetylglutamate kinase gives MEAGESFADALPWLKKYSGAVIVVKVGGHAMVDPEARSGIIKDIVTLKFLGLKPVIVHGGGPEIDAMMKRMGKTPQFVSGLRVTDDETLEIVRMVLVGNVNTDIVSLIARHGGKGVGIIGNDGNFIVARKKAPEKVVMNGKEVDIDYGWVGETESINPGILSLLLENGYIPAIAPIGYDAAGNCFNLNADTAAGDIAVAIGATSLVSLTDVDGVMMDPKKKETLIPQLSVAQCYELINKGVVSRGMIPKILSSISVIKGGIKSVHIINGNLPHALLQELFTDKGVGTCITLD, from the coding sequence ATGGAAGCAGGCGAATCGTTCGCGGACGCGCTCCCCTGGCTAAAAAAATATAGTGGAGCGGTCATCGTCGTAAAGGTGGGAGGCCATGCGATGGTCGACCCGGAGGCCAGGAGTGGCATTATAAAAGACATAGTCACGCTCAAGTTTCTCGGCTTGAAGCCGGTCATCGTGCATGGAGGAGGCCCTGAGATAGATGCCATGATGAAGCGCATGGGGAAGACGCCGCAGTTCGTATCAGGTTTGAGGGTTACGGACGACGAGACGCTGGAGATAGTACGCATGGTGCTCGTGGGCAACGTGAATACTGATATAGTGTCACTGATTGCGAGGCATGGGGGCAAGGGCGTCGGGATTATCGGCAACGACGGCAATTTTATCGTCGCCAGGAAGAAGGCCCCTGAGAAGGTGGTCATGAATGGCAAGGAGGTGGACATCGACTACGGCTGGGTTGGGGAGACCGAGAGCATCAACCCGGGGATATTGAGCCTCTTGCTCGAAAACGGCTATATCCCGGCGATAGCTCCTATAGGATATGATGCCGCAGGCAACTGCTTTAACCTTAACGCGGACACGGCTGCAGGGGATATCGCAGTTGCGATAGGGGCGACCAGCCTCGTCTCGCTGACCGACGTCGATGGCGTCATGATGGACCCGAAGAAAAAGGAGACGCTCATTCCCCAGCTAAGCGTTGCGCAATGCTATGAGCTCATAAATAAAGGGGTTGTTTCGAGGGGGATGATCCCGAAGATACTTTCGAGCATATCCGTGATTAAGGGCGGCATCAAGAGCGTCCATATAATTAATGGTAATTTGCCGCACGCTCTGCTTCAGGAGCTTTTCACGGATAAGGGCGTGGGCACCTGCATCACGCTGGACTAG